Genomic DNA from Echeneis naucrates chromosome 23, fEcheNa1.1, whole genome shotgun sequence:
ACACAAAGTCCGGTTTCAGCGTTTTTGTAAGACGTACGAAAAACGTACTTGTTAGATAGTCATTTCTGAGCGAGTAGATTTAAACACGGTTTCTGTCGCCATGTCCAACATTAGTGGAACTACTGACAACTGCTTAATGTAGAGTAAAAATATAGATTTGTTAACATCTGCTAAAAACATCAGGAATGAACGCTTTTGGCGTGAGGACATCAAAATAGGATGGCAGAGAATTTCCGTGCTCCACATACTGCTGCATTTACTGGCAGCATCTCCATCAGGCCGATCTCTCATAAAAGTTTTCTGATGTTCCTGTAAATAGACAAATTCCTTCACAACACTACATACTAAAAGGAGGTTAGGTTGTATGTTGTAAGGCAACACAACACGAAATGATCTGCACAAGATATCGCACTTTGTGAGACAGTTTAATGTTTTCCTGTGGgctaaggatttttttttctactcctTTAATTATGCGAACCTCTTTCAATATTCCTCCACTCTTTCATCCCTGTGTGAAAACTGAATTTAGAACAGTGGTTGACAGAGGGTTCTTTTTTTCGCCCTTCTCTGCTGAGGACTTGTTACGTCTCTCTTTGCATCAAAGGGAACTGATTGCAAATATGAAACAAGCTGACATGACTTCGAACTTGCAGCGTTTTGTGCAATTTATTTAATGGAGCGTTTTCagttcctttctctccctcgcTGTCCATCTGGGGATTAACTGCACTTTTCAGAGAGATGACTGTCATCTCCCGAGTGGTGTGTGTCCATCTCAATGCCAGGGTGTGTGCGAGTATTAGAAGCAGCTACTGGAGTGAAACTGGCGGACAGAGTTCTTTCTCTTTAAGAGtgtaaattcacacacacacacacacacacacacatcagaggcCAAGTTGTCACCCACTGTTTGTGCagctggggtgtgtgtgtgcttgagcaATTTACGCTCTCTCTTCACTTCTGAATTTCAAATACACGTTCAGGTCTCAGACAGACATTTACCTTTTTCCCTTCACCGTATATTAGTGGAAACTTCAGATCTTCATCTTCAATGGTCTTGTAGGCCCTGTGTTTGAGGACAGTCAAGAAGATCAAAACcgtctgatgcacacacacacatacacactttgaGAAAGAGCTGCTCAGTGGAGTGAAGAGCAAATGTAAACTTTACAGGTCTCCATAATTACACCTTCTTTTCTCTGGGTCACATAGACATTGAGAGACATTTTGGTTCTGGGCCACTGGGTGTTTTGTATTTAacattaaatttattttatttgccacCATTTTCATATCGACCATGATACAATGACCATGTAATGAAAGGTGCTGGATGTAGAGACAAATGTTATGATATTGCAGTTCTAACAGCTCTCCATCACCAGCATAAACACTATAATCACCAACTCATTCTTGGTGAGTTGGTGAGGAGCAGAGAGAAGTCCGACCAAACGAATGTAAATGCCAGCTAACATTTTAGCCGCCACCACTTTATACAGTGATTTGGTGTCTTTGCTGCGATTACAGCTTGTTCCATTTCTTTGtgattaaaattttatattggACATTTTAGAGACCAGCTGGATAGATGGAGTATGAATGTCAATACTGGTGCAGCTGGAGCTGAGATAGTCTGACTTTCAGTCTCTAGTGTACGACGACAGCTCCTTAAGTGCACTTTCCTAGATGCAACTTGATAGCATCTCTTTGCCAGGCACATTTTAATAGGCAGGGCGGATCCCTGCCTAATAAAAATCGAAATCTTCCGAAGTCCACACTACTTCGACTTGAATAAAATATACTGGAGGATGTTTATTAATGTATTTGAAAGTGGGAAACAAAGCGACTGATGTTCTTCATCAAGGTTTTCATCACTTTTGATTTTGTCTGCCTTTCAATGCAAGTAATGGTTTCGTCTGGGGTGCAAAAGCaagtgtttttctgctgaaagATTTAGTGAGACAGAGCAACAGGGGGGTATATTCCAATACACAAGTCAACAACAAATTCTCAAGAACAAGTGAAAGTAGAAGATTTAAGAACACACTTAAAAATAGGGCTTTGATGTCAGACTGTAAGACTCCATGGCTGATGCTGATGTACTTAGACTGGCTAAATTAGACTTGGCATCACCAGTCAGTGAAGGATATCAACCACTTCAAACGGCTTCATATCTGACCAGAGTTTTCTCCGTCTGTCATTCTCCGTCTCTCGCTGCCCATTTGTCCATCTCAAACAGAGATGTGTGCTTTTCACAATCCAAACATGGCTTAATTATGTCTGGGCTTTTGGTTTTGAGCCTTTCGAGATAGGGCTTCTCCATCTCTGCTCATCAAACTTTGCACCTCTCACAGACAGAAAGGCAACACTGAGTCACGCTGCACTCATTTATCTACTCCGCTGTAGGCGAATGCTCATTTTTAGCATCATCTACTCTGCGTTTCAGAGTTACACAACTTAAAAACACTCATAGATGCCAAACATTCACTGTATCCTGCTTCCAGAATCGGATTTTCTCTGGTTTATATTTAAACATCTTTTATCTTCCAAGTGTTCACTGGACAAACCGAGCAATTAGCAAACATCACTTTGGGCTCTGAGAAATTCAGATGAGCACTTGGGCCCTTGAGGAGCTCTTAATGAATcctgccttgctcaagggcatcGACTGTAGCTGCTTCTTGTAAACAGACCACTGTTGCCAATAGCAGTCATTACAGATTCTTGGCTTTATCAAATCCCTTAAAATGATTCTCCTGCAGCCTGCCTGTTAGTGCCCAGGCCAACATTCGACATTTGAAAATAAGAGCTGAGATACAGAGTTGTGTTTTGAACCTCACTAAGCTATTGAATATTTTCAACAACTTAAAGCTGCCATTGAATGTCTGTCCAGACTGCAATTCacttattatttatcattaaatTGTTCCTGAATTTCATGACAAAATATGCAAGTGCTTATTTATGCATATGTATTTTACATACACTTCTGTCTGGATAATATTCAACAATTGAGACatcttgcttgttttaactaTCTATAATGGCTATAATCATATTTCTGCATCCATAATGGCTCAAATGCTTGTGTATGATGTGAAGCAAAATCACTACAAAAATAAGCTTTGTGGTCCTGGCAGTCCCCAATGtgtggcataaaaaaaaaaataaatacaaaaccagactattgtttcatttaaagtgGAGGCAGCTGGGTGGGGGTTTGGGATTTGCAATCACAGAAAAATTTGCACGTTTCATTTCGCATCATAGCTTGGCAGGTGTAATTCACTTTAGAACAGGTTTCTTTTGTGGATATGGAGCCTGCAATCTTCAAGTGCTTTGTGTGCTCAGAGAAAATACTGCATtagggagaaaaggagaaagaaatagCAGGAGAAAAGAGCATGAGACTTACCAGCCATTCATGGTGAAGTCTCGGTAGAGCATCCTCTTGCCCACTTCCTTCCTCTGAACTCTCCGGGGAAATTCCAGGTGTGTGAACTCATTTCCTAACAGGTGAGGCTGCATGAAACCCTGGGGAACAGACAGTGATGGCTCTTGAGTCAATCAAGCAGATGAGCCAGTCGCAGAGTTGCAGATATTccatgactttgttttttttttttccctcatgtcACTGACTACTACTGAAGAATGGATATTGCCCAATTAAAACATTGCTGCtattggctgttttttttttctctttcccttaaaacgcaacataaataaaaagttcaCCGAGTTCACATTAATTGGGTTTTGAACTCaataattttcttctttcatgcaACAAGCCATTTCTGGCATCAATGGCTCTGACGAAGTGTTTGCTCAGTGGGGGAAGAAATGCTCAAAAAGGCTTGTATTCAACATGTGACCTTAGTAAAAGTTTGTAGGAATAATGAGGAAAATGTAGCTTAAGTATTAGTTTTACAAATATAgttatgatgaaaatgttttcttgtatGTTTATGTATTCAAACATGAGATTATTTTTACTCATACATCGATGGAGTGCTGTGCGATATTACGATATGTAACGTAGTGCGACATAAAAATGTCGATCATACAATATAATCCTCTATTGTTTATATTGTACTTTTAACTGCTCAGCCAATGtaactgcagcaacacaactgCTTTGAGGTAGCATTTTGACACCACCCGCAAGGACTCGTCTACAGCACGTCTAATCTTTTCTATCTTTTCTGGGGTAAAATGCGACAAAACagacttaacaaaaaaaaaaaaaaaaaaaacactaacgGAAATATGCATTACTTAAAAACTGATTGCTCCACCAGATATTTTAAATGGTATTTGTCCAGTGTAGTCCAAGtatgtgttttataaataaaagaaaagctaaGAGAAATTGCCATTCTCttcatgtgtgtatatgtataatTTTAAGAAAAGATACTATATTGGGATATATATTTTGGTTCATATTACATCAATGTTTAAGCAGCATTTTAGGGTTGTATTTGTTTAATTGgtcttaaatattttaaatcactttttatgtttttccatgACTTGGACAAATAACTGCCAGCCAACCTTCTGTCAATCACTATGGATATTTTGATTCATCATTAAAGCAATCAAATAGAAGTATAAAAGTAGATAAAAGTTGTGAAGTAAAAAGCACAATGTTTCTCTTTGAAATGTTGAAGAGTAAAGGTGACGAGTATCTCAAAGCACTGAAAATTTTcaccacatttatttaacacatttacCCATGAATCCATGAGACACATGGAATTGCAGAAGTCTGACTCACTGACGATAAAAAGACACAGCTCTATAGGAAATTGATGGACTTGCGCTGTTGATTGTGTTGACACAGTAAGACTTCCTTTATTACATACATCTGTCACATGTCGGATTAAAGACCAGCTATCACAGCAGATCAGTATTAAACTCTCAACAGAATACAGATGAAAGTATGTTTGTCTTACCAGGAACTGGAGTCGCTGTCGCTCTGATTCTGGGGTAAACTCTGTTGACATGGGAATGATCTCATTGTTTCTAATAATGATAGCCCTGCAGAAAGAATAAAAGCCAGAAAAGTAACATCACCTTGTGCACATGTAAcctttcattaaaaaggaaCCAAAAGCTCTATTTGTCAGACTTCCTTTCTCTGTCCCAGCATGTTGATGCACCGCCATTATATGTTTTCAGGAGCCCTGGGGAGCATTGCAGTATTATTAAGCTCAGGTCCTTCACAAACCATATCATTTGGAAGTCTGAGCACACCCACCTACTGTCCCCCGCATTCCCGACGTATAGCTTTCCTAGCAGGTAAACCACGGTGAGGGCCGTGCATCCTCCTGAGATGTTATACACCTGCTTCTCCCTCTCAATCTGGGCGTCCTGGGAaaaagagacgttttctttaaTGAAGCATCACTTAAGACgaacaagaggaaaaacaaaaggtcattaaaaaaaaactccacactGTGAGTAGCCCACGCAAGCAGAAAGCATTGAAATCCACAGTGTCTCATTCAGTTCAATAATTCAGACGCAGAAAGCAAGACTAAGCCCAAGCTGGTAGAATTTGATCAACCTGTCAGCAAGGGGGAAGCTGTGTGGGCATTGTTGTAGACTATCGATCGGTTTGACCTGAACCTCTTGTTGACCATGTGTCAGTATACAAGTGCTTGTTGGTCATGAATAATGCAGAAAGTGAAATGTGAGAAGGTTTTTATCTTGACTTTGCATCATTGGGTTGAAGGAGCAATGCACTATCTGCACAAGTGCTTACAGCCAGTGTATGTATTTCCTTATTTTACAATATATATTTAGGTTTTTGGTATGAAAACATGGCCTATTATTTCTGGCCTTTCTTTAATACAACAAGGACATAACTACATGCGTTTCTCAGAGATTTTGCACGTCTGTGTAGAGACCCTGTAGCCACAGGTCTCTGATCAAGACTGTTGGATTTCATTCTGCAGAGGCCACAGCTTTGACTGACACACTGATCACCTTCAACAAAGGATGCCAAATCAAGTGTAAGACTGTTTCTGTCCACAAGTGTaaagggtggggtgggggggtcgaTCTGTAAAGAGCTTTTTTTATAGTCTGGGTTACAACTTGAACAGCGTGTACTGCATTCCATTGCCATCTAGTGGTAATACGGCATACACTGGTTTTTAACGACTGCTTGTTTCAACGTTTTTTAAAAGAGGCACACAACATGAGAGATGGAAATTTCAAGGCGAAGCATCAAATGAACGGTACAAAAGAATCTGTTCTGTTTTGGAGggttaattcattatttttggcTGGATGTGTGAAGACACAAGAATAGATTTCCTGTGGCTGTTTTCCCCTCAAACGCCTTTGAATAAAAAGCAAATGATGTGAGATATATTTTGTGACATGCTGCTGTGGCAGACATTGACAGATGACATTTCCTTATCTGCTTTGTATCCATGTAAATGTTTACTGCGCACACATTGGGAGCATGTTGCTACAGCAGAAATGTCCAATTATACACGTAATGCATTCAAGTGTGGATTATTATATAAGCAGAGTCCATGGTGAGACgatttcatatattttaattaacGTTGTAAGGATTTTTACTCCAGTGACAGTGGAACCGTTTTGGAAAGGTCTGCTTCATTTAATTAAACTctttaaaagggaaaaggaCTCAAGGATTCATCACGTATCACAGCAGATTAAATACATTCAACTACAAAGGATCTCAAGTGCTATATGCCATACTTCATCACCTATCTTCCTGTGACCCTCACTCATGCTCAAATCCTCTGCTTTGCCAGGTTTTTATGTCCCTCTTTGAAAGCAAGGCTGATCAAAGTCATACAATCTACAGAGACAAAGCATAACGCTGCACCTACTGCTACTTTCCACTTCATCAAGTCAATTCATTTATTGTCACAAAGCTGCTTTCACTCTGACATTTCTTGCgaacaaatatttgaatatctattttctatttaaatggcttcaatatattttaattgatcGGCAATACTCTTGTGGTTTCATTTGCTATCAGTTAATTGCAGTAATTATATTACTTCATTTTGAGTGATAGGTAACTGatcaaaaaggtaaaatgtCACCAGAGCCATAAAAGCACTGACAAGACTCCTTTATTAATGTCAGATATTTAGACTTGGCACAGCTCTGACTAATAACATTAAGGAAGGGATTGCTCTCTTAAATGTCCCAGTTTCAATAGGAATGTGGCTGACATTAGTGTTACTATGTCCAtgatatttcaaaatgtcagaCCAACCTAAATAGACTAAATGTTAAGAAATGAAGCCTCGCAGAGTCGCTTCCAGGGAGAAATCTTTCAGAGGTAATCAGAATGAGCGGACACAGTTACTGTACGTAATGATTTTGCAGCTGGTTCTCACCATCTCCTTGAAAGCGTTCTCTATGGCTCCTATCACCAGGCTCTCATGCTGGATCTTCTTTTCTGTAAAGAAGCGAGGTGGCAATGGCGGCGGTGGAGTGCACGGAGAACCGGGCGCGCCTGCAGCCCCGCGCAGCGATATAGCCCGGGTCAGGGAGCGGTGGGGGCCTTGGATGTTTCCCTGGAGGTAGGGGTTGTTGTCAGGATCCTCTCCCATCACAGTGGGAGGTGGGGAGGCCATGTTGCGCAAGATTTCAATAACAACCTGGAGCTGGCAGGCGATGTGGTGATGCAACAGACGGGAGGCGACAACTGCTGCACCTGAACCAGCATGACCGTCGAATAAGGCCCAATAGTGGAATACCAGACCTTCAGTctcctgcagacacaacagaggaaaatataaataatgaatcTTTATATTGGTAATGTGTAAAGcaagggcagcacggtggcctAGTTGTTAGtcctgttgcctcacaacaagaaggttacgggttcagttcccgggcccCTTACGTGCAGAGTTCGCATATTCTCctctgtgcttgcatgggttttctctgggtactcccttttcctcccaccgtctaaagacatgcatgtttaggttaattggtgactctaaattgcccgtaggttTGAGTGTAAGCGTGGATGGTTGTTCGTCTCGGTGTGTTGGACCTGTGAGGAACAGATGACCTGTACAGGGTGACCCCGCCATCACCCAATGTGAGgtgggatcggctccagcactctctgcgacccggaaacggataagcagtggaagatgaatgaatgaatgaaagtctAAAGCAGAGATGTGGAATAGAATAAAGTTCTGAACTTGGTGAGTcataaaggagagaaaagggagcaTCCTGACTcatcctgtctcctcctgtgaGTGACAGAGGACCAGAGGTCAGACCTCCTCATCTCAACTACGGAAGGCTTTCTTTTGTCTGCGTCATGTCTGTGCCATCACACAAACTCTGTTAGGTACTTCCTGACCTTCTATACATAATTTTTGTTAAATAATTGAAGGTGAAGGTTGCAACAAACCACCTCATATTTATGGTAACTAACAGCCACTGAAGGAAACTATTGACACTGATTTTTGACTTTATCAAAAATATACAACAATTATACTATTGATTTTGGAGGCAATGAAACTTGCTAGTGTGAATGAGTTGAGTTTGCAAGAGACCTAAAGTTCAGTGAAAGGATCGCTTTCATTATGATGCGAAGTTGCAGGTAGCAGGCAGTTAGCTGGGATACAGACAACAGCAAATCTGCCAACCACCAACTCCAAAGCTCACAAATTAGTAtatctaattattattatcaaattCATTCTGTTCAATTCTAATGCAAAACCAAGAATGCTCCTTTTATACCTAGTTGTTTACATGCTTCTTGTATATATGATTCAGCAAGTTAACTATCTCCTTCATATTTGTCAATCTCAATTCTCATCGAAGCAGGATATCTAGTAGATGAACTTGCTAAAATGGCAAACTTTTCCTGtccaataaatgtttttgtattcaaCCACATATTTAGGGAATTTACCTGTTCATAGGTGCAACCTGTGTGTATACTAATGCATTCCATAGAatgcatgtttgtgcttttttatgCTCACCTCTCCCGGTTTGTCCGTGTGCAGCCCGAGGCCCTCTCCGTTGGGGAGGGAGTTGCGTCTCTTAGCGGTGGGGGTCTTGCTGGGCGTGGAGGGAGGGCAGTAGCTCATCGGCCTCCTTCTGGCCACTACAACGTCACAGCAGGCCTGGTCTTCATTCAGTGCACTCTTACCAGCATTAATCACCCTGTAAGGTGGGAGAAAGAGCAATGCGGGTCAAACAGGGAGCGCTTGTTTGCGATGCTGCTCTGCTGGGAGTGATCTGATACATCAGGACAGTGGATTCTGGGTGAATTAGTGGGCTTCACTCGAGTGTCTGCTTGTGCCCACAGatgtatgtatttttgtgtgtggtctCTTATTTAAGCAGACAGACCACAGAGAAAGATGATGCCATGACCCAGTAACAATTAAGGCCAACCACACAGTAACTATGTGGTTTATGATTTCATACTCTgacatttcaatttgttttttatactgTCTCCAAGTGACTGACTTTTCCTATTGGCAACAGCCtacatttttatgttaacaGCATTTTGAATActgaatttttcaacaaaaatgtcaaagtttATGTCATGCCTGGTGAGATGCCGCTGTCCATGGTACTGAAAGTGGGCTTTAAGTCTAGTAgattaataaagataaattaGCCCCATGTGTCTGCATGAGGACaggataacacacacagacagaccctGGACACACCAAATGGATCAGGTATATATTTGGGATATGCCTAGTCCTTTTTGAAGCTACATTTAAATTGATCATGGTCTTAATGCAAGGAATAATGTGTACGTAAGGAAATACTAATAAATATGGACAGTTTCTTATCCTTTGGTCCGATTCAAAgttttcaaaatcataaaaactaAGACTCACCACTGGAAACTATTAATGTTGGTTATTCTGCTCTAATTTTATGTTTAGCACAAACATGATGAGTGAATATAACACCTCCTAATCGTTAGCATTAGGAATATaattgtatatataaaaaataaagtcttAATTGTCTACATGTCAACAAAATTAGATACAGAGCTTTTCTGTTATCATAACTAAACTTTCACTGGCCTAAAAACAACAGCTAATGGCAGTTCAAATGTCATAGGGCTTCCACGACATGGTGAAGAGTGTCAGATTGTGAAGACAGCTCTGGCAAGACTGACAAGTCCGACAGACATATCTGGAGGCTGCCATGCATGCCTGTGTATGGGAGTTCAGCAATCGGCATGTCTATTTATAGACTCAGACTGTGGGATGCTTTCTGCTGGGCAGCATCATTGTCTGGATCTTTGCTTCAAATGCTTGTTAACTCGCAACTGAGATAAATGGTTCAGGAGTAAATGCAGAAGGTAAAAAAATTTGAGCGCATGCAGGAATATGTGCGTATATAGATGCATATTATTCTTACATGAATGGGTGCTGTTCTTTTGCCtcaattataaataaatgtatgaggAAAATCAGACAAATTCATCAGAAAGCCTTGTAAAGCTCTTTGTTGCAGCTGTTGGGTTACTAGCAGGGTTTTAAGATTGAGAGGAGGAAAGTAGAGGGATGGTGCTGTGTCTTCTCTACAGGGCTCAGTGGTTAAATGGGAGGAGACAGCATCAATACAAGCTATAAAAAACCAACTTTCTTGCTTATTGATTTGTTATCACTAAGGATGATTTGTTAATTAGTTGATCACCCAGTTGACCAAACTTTTTTAAGCGACCATCATCTTGttgcccctccctcccccaccccatAATAGACATTTGGCTTTTACAGATCAAAACCATTAAtcaagaaaatgacaaagacacTGAGTGATAATGAAATCGGACAATTGTTGCAGGATGTGTTAAATCCTTTAAACAGCATTTCTGCTTCTTTAGCGCATCCATGATCAACCAATGTGTGTTACAAAAAGTGTTTCAAAAGTGTCTTGTGGTATTGAGGGAGCTCCTGAACTATATTCAGCAGTACTTTGGCTATAATGTGTCATTCATCATGCACGCATAGTATAAAAGCCACTATCTCCAGGGGGCTGGGTTTCACTCTGATTACTTAGCTCAGTTTTCAAAGCTAATGCGTTACCAATGCAGCTATAACCACAGTGGAAAATACCCTGAGTTATTACAGCCATAAAACGCTATGACACATGGACTTCTTTCATGCTTGTTGATACACACAAGTCCAGGAAGCCTTTGGCTGCTTCATCTAATCTATTGTCAACAACCACCGTAATGAGTTGACCTGTGGGTGTGAGGACAAACATGTGCAGGTGATTATAGTGTGTTTGATAATAATATGTGGAACTTCTGGACCATGGAGATAAAAAACTATGAGCAAAAGAACATTCTCATCCTTCATAACTTCcatgcatttaatttaataatcCTTCTGTGTTTCGTGAAAAGTACAGCTGGTCCTCTTGTGAGCATGTGATTGGGAATAATCCTGCAAACTCATTTGTCCCCATTTTACCATTTTGCAGGAAGAATGACAGTCAATATTATTTCCCTGccaatcacatttttgtttcattcaggACAATTACCGTTCCTCCCATTAGGAAAGAAACCTAATTTTCCCCTCCATTGTCAGACATGTAATGCCGTCTTTGTTTCTCTACCCTCAGCAAAAGATTCTGGGCCAGACATTGGCCCCAAGGATGTAATAATTCTTTGGTGAGGCACAATGCTCGAACGCTTT
This window encodes:
- the LOC115036811 gene encoding protein phosphatase 1H-like isoform X2; its protein translation is MFTRIKSAVAGFMGGMMPGGGYSGAGNPGSELPLKFPYSRPEFLGLSPDEDECSADRIARPILILKESRRLPWATGYAEVINAGKSALNEDQACCDVVVARRRPMSYCPPSTPSKTPTAKRRNSLPNGEGLGLHTDKPGEETEGLVFHYWALFDGHAGSGAAVVASRLLHHHIACQLQGNIQGPHRSLTRAISLRGAAGAPGSPCTPPPPLPPRFFTEKKIQHESLVIGAIENAFKEMDAQIEREKQVYNISGGCTALTVVYLLGKLYVGNAGDSRAIIIRNNEIIPMSTEFTPESERQRLQFLGFMQPHLLGNEFTHLEFPRRVQRKEVGKRMLYRDFTMNGWAYKTIEDEDLKFPLIYGEGKKARVLATIGVTRGLGDHDLKVHDSNIYIKPFLSCCPEVKVYNLTQYEHGADDVLVMGTDGLWDVLSNQEVAEAVTTFLANCDPDDLHRYTMAAQDLVMRARGVLRDRGWRITNERLGSGDDISVFIIPLMYGNRQP
- the LOC115036811 gene encoding protein phosphatase 1H-like isoform X1, translating into MFTRIKSAVAGFMGGMMPGGGYSGAGNPGSELPLKFPYSRPEFLGLSPDEDECSADRIARPILILKESRRLPWATGYAEVINAGKSALNEDQACCDVVVARRRPMSYCPPSTPSKTPTAKRRNSLPNGEGLGLHTDKPGEETEGLVFHYWALFDGHAGSGAAVVASRLLHHHIACQLQVVIEILRNMASPPPTVMGEDPDNNPYLQGNIQGPHRSLTRAISLRGAAGAPGSPCTPPPPLPPRFFTEKKIQHESLVIGAIENAFKEMDAQIEREKQVYNISGGCTALTVVYLLGKLYVGNAGDSRAIIIRNNEIIPMSTEFTPESERQRLQFLGFMQPHLLGNEFTHLEFPRRVQRKEVGKRMLYRDFTMNGWAYKTIEDEDLKFPLIYGEGKKARVLATIGVTRGLGDHDLKVHDSNIYIKPFLSCCPEVKVYNLTQYEHGADDVLVMGTDGLWDVLSNQEVAEAVTTFLANCDPDDLHRYTMAAQDLVMRARGVLRDRGWRITNERLGSGDDISVFIIPLMYGNRQP